Proteins from a genomic interval of Bacteroides sp.:
- a CDS encoding fibrobacter succinogenes major paralogous domain-containing protein: MRWLFFLCLVFLLASCKEKAELLADSHPFVFSPSVSDINADGVTLKAKVIESSDAIVEYGFRFGLSESSTLHKNGLNLDVEVEGMEFSSKLEGPALKGNQFYYFRPVVRTESGFFVFGPMSSFQYDGPGYQMTDIDGNQYPAVQLGNLIWMAENLKVSHYSNGDPIITDLSYFQWSNTNQGAYSVYPSYFIMYPWFYHGEGVLDKLGGLYNWYAVVDERGLCPTGWRVPTDDDWKYLEGYADSGFGIGDPVWDLSGPEGRGKDIGSKLMIRKRSWIQEFSGSDDFGFSGLPAGYLKQYGNFEGEWEKGRFWSATERDETTAWWRGLRVDGRNIVRDAWHKTVGFSVRCVRDVE, translated from the coding sequence ATGAGATGGCTATTTTTCCTTTGTTTAGTGTTTTTACTGGCTTCCTGCAAGGAGAAGGCTGAGTTATTGGCTGATTCACATCCATTCGTTTTTTCCCCAAGTGTTTCTGATATTAATGCGGATGGGGTCACGCTCAAAGCAAAAGTCATTGAAAGCTCCGATGCGATTGTGGAGTACGGCTTTCGTTTTGGGCTAAGCGAATCATCTACCTTGCATAAGAATGGCCTGAACCTGGATGTGGAAGTCGAAGGAATGGAATTCTCCTCAAAATTGGAAGGACCTGCCCTCAAGGGAAATCAGTTCTATTATTTCAGGCCTGTGGTGAGAACCGAATCCGGTTTTTTTGTTTTTGGGCCTATGTCCTCATTTCAATATGATGGACCGGGTTATCAAATGACGGACATTGATGGAAACCAATACCCGGCCGTACAATTGGGAAATCTGATTTGGATGGCCGAAAACCTGAAGGTTTCCCATTATAGCAATGGCGATCCCATCATAACGGATCTTTCCTATTTCCAATGGTCGAATACGAACCAGGGAGCCTATTCCGTGTATCCGAGTTATTTCATAATGTACCCCTGGTTCTATCACGGGGAGGGGGTGTTGGACAAACTCGGTGGATTATACAATTGGTATGCCGTTGTCGATGAAAGGGGACTGTGCCCAACTGGCTGGAGAGTCCCTACCGATGACGACTGGAAATACCTTGAAGGATATGCTGATTCCGGTTTTGGGATTGGAGATCCGGTTTGGGACCTCTCCGGGCCAGAGGGCAGGGGTAAGGATATTGGTTCAAAGCTTATGATTCGGAAAAGGAGTTGGATTCAAGAGTTCTCGGGCTCCGATGATTTTGGATTCTCCGGACTTCCTGCGGGGTATCTCAAACAATATGGAAATTTTGAAGGAGAATGGGAAAAAGGTCGTTTCTGGTCTGCAACAGAAAGAGACGAAACCACCGCCTGGTGGAGGGGTTTGAGGGTTGACGGAAGAAATATCGTTAGGGATGCCTGGCATAAAACGGTAGGGTTTTCTGTTAGGTGTGTCCGCGATGTTGAGTGA
- a CDS encoding outer membrane beta-barrel protein: MIKRWYLCLLLCWQPFAGLAQESYYATDTLFQSGVKIVDRGHKSNARLCYVVEGKDTLVFTPNNINEYGINGTVYVSAEVNIVDRVEKVFLRRLHQGDVSLYVFQGRNLKAYFIQRQGSPMVLLPKRNGENPELTFRDLLERETGDCGYASQNLKHTRYSPRSLTHFLEKFDQCSPIPFPATRLGIQAGFSARDVSLSKNSYDFGGGTFDFGVYSSWIIGAFIDQPLFYSGFSAHLGANLVQMAEAYLSREDQFERNLVMISTTLEVPFLIRYTANRGKFWPFLNGGGIFSYDLKAETDYYTSFFSQDIIITDVIPDVNSANLLGLGLVAGFGAEYRFSRRNAVSFEMRFFRLNAIKDDNPMSVLLNKAGIQFFTGFSF, from the coding sequence ATGATTAAACGCTGGTATCTGTGTCTTCTCCTTTGCTGGCAACCTTTTGCAGGGCTGGCGCAGGAAAGCTATTATGCCACTGATACCCTTTTTCAATCCGGGGTAAAAATCGTGGACCGTGGACATAAATCAAATGCGAGGCTCTGCTACGTTGTTGAAGGGAAGGATACACTTGTGTTTACCCCCAATAACATCAATGAATACGGGATCAATGGAACCGTTTATGTGTCTGCCGAGGTTAACATTGTGGACAGGGTTGAAAAGGTTTTCCTCAGGCGCTTGCACCAGGGGGATGTTTCATTGTATGTTTTCCAGGGAAGGAATTTAAAGGCCTATTTTATCCAAAGGCAGGGAAGCCCAATGGTTCTGTTGCCGAAGCGCAATGGAGAAAACCCCGAGCTAACCTTCAGGGATCTTCTGGAGCGGGAAACCGGGGATTGTGGCTATGCCAGCCAAAACCTGAAGCATACCAGGTATTCACCCAGGTCGTTGACTCATTTTCTGGAAAAGTTTGACCAATGCTCACCCATCCCTTTTCCAGCCACCCGGCTGGGTATTCAGGCAGGTTTCAGCGCAAGAGATGTTTCCTTGTCAAAAAATAGCTACGATTTCGGTGGTGGCACTTTTGACTTTGGAGTTTATTCGTCGTGGATTATTGGGGCTTTCATTGACCAACCCCTGTTCTATTCGGGCTTCTCTGCACACCTTGGTGCCAACCTTGTGCAGATGGCTGAAGCATATCTCAGCCGTGAAGATCAATTTGAGCGAAACCTGGTGATGATCTCAACAACACTGGAGGTTCCTTTCCTCATAAGATACACCGCCAATCGAGGCAAGTTTTGGCCATTCTTGAATGGCGGGGGAATTTTTTCTTATGACTTGAAAGCTGAAACAGATTATTATACTTCCTTCTTTTCCCAGGATATCATTATTACCGATGTTATCCCCGATGTTAATTCAGCAAATTTATTGGGGCTGGGTCTTGTGGCAGGTTTTGGTGCCGAATACCGCTTCAGTCGCCGCAATGCTGTTTCCTTTGAAATGCGCTTCTTTCGTCTCAATGCTATAAAGGATGATAATCCTATGTCAGTTTTGTTGAACAAAGCGGGAATTCAATTTTTCACCGGATTTAGTTTTTAA